One segment of bacterium DNA contains the following:
- a CDS encoding type I phosphomannose isomerase catalytic subunit: MNVPELYPFLLEPAYKDYIWGGSRIPARFNRDQPEGVYAESWELSDRPEGMSFVANGPLKGQSLAELVTRFGKELLGHGIKSDSFPLLVKLIDAKERLSIQVHPDDASAALGIGEAKTEAWHILDAPKGGQVFAGLKPNITEVSFLAALKTGQLEGTLQSVPATAGDTIFIPGGRVHAICEGLLILEIQQNSNTTYRVYDWGRVDKAGKPRELHLDQALKVIHWTDAAPVKTIPRPISEKSGALVTELVVSPYFRLEKLDITAPFFVQHDGASFQALFSEKDDIKIMCESGTETVPGGCTCLIPAKLNRYTLKPTGKQATVLRISVPVTSPT; encoded by the coding sequence ATGAATGTACCAGAGCTCTATCCGTTTCTTCTAGAACCGGCCTACAAAGACTACATATGGGGCGGCAGTCGTATTCCCGCCCGGTTCAACCGTGACCAGCCCGAAGGCGTTTACGCTGAATCATGGGAATTGTCTGACCGTCCAGAGGGCATGAGCTTTGTCGCTAATGGCCCCCTGAAGGGACAGTCCCTCGCCGAACTCGTTACCCGCTTCGGCAAGGAATTACTTGGCCATGGGATCAAATCAGACTCTTTTCCCCTGCTGGTCAAACTGATTGATGCTAAAGAGCGCCTGAGCATTCAAGTTCACCCTGACGATGCTTCAGCCGCACTCGGGATTGGCGAGGCCAAAACCGAGGCCTGGCATATCCTGGATGCCCCCAAGGGCGGGCAGGTTTTTGCCGGACTCAAACCCAATATTACCGAGGTCTCTTTCCTTGCCGCCCTCAAAACTGGCCAGCTGGAAGGAACGCTCCAATCAGTCCCCGCAACCGCAGGCGACACCATCTTCATACCCGGCGGCCGCGTCCATGCCATCTGCGAGGGCTTACTGATTCTGGAGATCCAACAAAACTCCAATACCACCTACCGGGTCTATGACTGGGGCCGGGTGGACAAAGCAGGGAAGCCCCGGGAGCTCCACTTGGATCAGGCGCTCAAAGTCATCCATTGGACGGATGCGGCCCCCGTCAAAACGATTCCGCGCCCCATCAGCGAGAAGTCTGGCGCATTGGTCACCGAATTGGTCGTCTCCCCCTATTTCCGATTGGAGAAACTGGATATTACGGCCCCATTTTTTGTCCAACACGACGGCGCCAGTTTCCAGGCCCTCTTCAGCGAAAAAGATGACATCAAAATCATGTGCGAATCGGGAACCGAAACCGTCCCCGGCGGCTGCACCTGCCTGATCCCCGCCAAGCTCAATCGCTATACGCTCAAGCCCACAGGAAAACAGGCGACCGTTTTACGGATCTCGGTGCCCGTCACTTCCCCGACCTGA
- a CDS encoding SWIM zinc finger family protein has product MSRWGRKSYSRYDRYPPYVPVAVRKEKAAKAAAKLLKKGDAHQPVQLNGKTIARTFWGKAWCENLESYSDYANRLPRGRSYVRNGSVLHLDIRRGEIEALVSGSSLYKIKVGIKPVDKKQWDSLRKECAGSIGSLMELLSGKLSERVMGVMTSKNGGLFPAPSEIILDCSCPDWAEMCKHVAAVMYGVGARLDEKPELLFTLRHVDHKELISQSGAVEALTTGTGMGDVAVLDSAEVGNVFGIEMAAESESQRIPAPTTKKARKVPVRAKIKKVVKKKAGKLKAKAVKAKR; this is encoded by the coding sequence ATGAGTCGATGGGGACGAAAAAGTTATAGCCGTTACGATAGGTATCCGCCTTATGTGCCCGTGGCTGTGCGTAAAGAAAAAGCGGCGAAAGCGGCGGCGAAATTGTTGAAAAAAGGAGATGCCCATCAACCCGTTCAGCTGAATGGAAAAACCATTGCCCGCACTTTTTGGGGCAAAGCGTGGTGTGAAAACCTGGAGTCCTACAGCGACTATGCGAATCGCCTGCCGCGTGGGCGATCCTATGTGCGTAATGGTTCCGTGCTGCATCTCGATATCCGGCGTGGCGAGATCGAAGCCCTGGTAAGTGGAAGTTCCTTGTACAAGATCAAGGTCGGCATCAAGCCGGTGGATAAAAAACAATGGGACAGCCTGCGCAAGGAATGTGCCGGGTCTATTGGTTCTTTGATGGAGCTTCTGTCGGGCAAGTTATCCGAGCGGGTGATGGGGGTGATGACGAGTAAAAATGGCGGACTCTTCCCTGCACCTTCAGAAATTATTCTGGACTGCTCCTGCCCCGATTGGGCTGAAATGTGTAAGCATGTGGCGGCTGTAATGTATGGGGTCGGGGCGCGTTTGGATGAAAAGCCCGAGTTGTTGTTTACGTTACGGCATGTGGACCACAAGGAGTTGATTAGTCAGTCGGGGGCAGTGGAAGCGCTCACGACAGGGACAGGGATGGGTGACGTAGCCGTACTCGATAGCGCCGAAGTGGGCAATGTATTTGGCATCGAAATGGCTGCTGAATCGGAGTCGCAGAGGATTCCCGCGCCGACGACTAAAAAAGCAAGGAAAGTGCCCGTCAGGGCCAAAATTAAAAAAGTAGTTAAGAAAAAAGCGGGTAAACTGAAAGCTAAAGCTGTGAAGGCTAAACGTTAA
- a CDS encoding carbon-nitrogen hydrolase family protein, protein MSHPSNHLKITLVQVDAGRDVQANLTRTKQLLTGIGATDLIALPEVFAMRGSDDDYRSNAAPLTGPLMNFLAAIAHRHNAWVLAGSVVEHHESGIYNTSVLLNRRGEIAASYRKIHLFDVNLESGPVIRESDLWQAGTEPIMTELEGWNCGMAICYDLRFPELFRHYSAKGAQLFFLPSNFTQRTGKDHWEILVRARAIENQCFMIAPNQCGTNPHTGIASYGNSMIVGPWGEILARFGNEEQVDTITLNIHDLEQIRRTLPALTHRKL, encoded by the coding sequence ATGAGCCATCCCTCAAACCATCTTAAGATCACCCTTGTGCAAGTGGACGCGGGACGCGATGTTCAGGCTAACCTGACCCGCACCAAGCAACTCCTTACAGGCATCGGCGCCACTGACCTCATTGCACTTCCCGAGGTCTTTGCGATGCGCGGTAGTGATGATGACTATCGCAGCAACGCCGCCCCCCTGACAGGACCGCTGATGAACTTCCTGGCCGCCATTGCCCATCGCCATAATGCCTGGGTTTTAGCCGGCAGCGTTGTGGAACATCATGAATCGGGCATTTACAATACCAGCGTCCTGCTCAACCGCCGGGGCGAGATCGCTGCGTCCTATCGTAAAATCCATCTTTTTGACGTTAATCTGGAATCCGGGCCGGTCATTCGGGAAAGCGACCTCTGGCAGGCTGGAACCGAACCCATTATGACTGAACTCGAAGGCTGGAACTGCGGCATGGCAATCTGTTATGATCTGCGCTTCCCGGAGCTCTTCCGCCATTATTCAGCCAAAGGCGCGCAGCTCTTCTTTCTTCCCTCAAATTTCACCCAGCGTACCGGCAAGGACCACTGGGAAATCCTGGTCCGCGCCCGGGCCATTGAAAACCAATGCTTTATGATTGCCCCCAACCAATGCGGCACCAACCCTCACACCGGCATCGCCAGCTACGGTAACAGCATGATTGTCGGGCCCTGGGGTGAAATCCTTGCCCGCTTCGGCAACGAAGAACAAGTAGACACCATAACGCTCAACATCCACGATCTTGAACAAATCCGCCGAACCCTCCCTGCGCTAACGCACAGGAAATTATGA
- a CDS encoding Xaa-Pro peptidase family protein: protein MTFRDEIKGRITRMQALIREQGLDGAFFIFPIDVYYFCGTNQNAALWMPAIGEPMLLVRKSLARAQAESVVADVRPFPASKDFPALFNDAVRKVGLTFDVVPVQQMNYYGKLLPGCEFVDITSLNRELRSVKSSFELNQLRISGSKIGEIFSQVPKFLKVGMREVDLAAEFEYRLRKAGNEGYIRMRAFNQELFLGLAVSAGGAAHGAFDGAVTGRGLSSAAPYGSSMDLIKENEPVFLDYTGVFNGYITDMTRVFVVGRLDSELQRAFEVSLEIQTFLQMALKPGAICEELYFRAAEMAEQAGLGKFFMGMPGEQSRFVGHGVGLELDEWPILAKGFKSPLQAGQVIAIEPKFVIPGKGVIGIENTFAVTVDGGEKLTNIPDQIMYG, encoded by the coding sequence ATGACTTTTCGCGATGAAATCAAAGGGCGGATTACCCGCATGCAGGCATTGATTCGTGAACAAGGACTTGATGGGGCCTTTTTCATTTTCCCCATCGATGTCTATTACTTCTGTGGTACGAATCAGAATGCGGCCTTGTGGATGCCAGCTATTGGAGAACCGATGTTGCTGGTGCGGAAGAGTCTTGCGCGAGCCCAGGCGGAGAGTGTCGTAGCCGATGTGCGACCTTTCCCTGCCAGCAAAGATTTTCCGGCTTTGTTCAATGACGCAGTGCGTAAAGTCGGTTTGACCTTCGACGTGGTGCCTGTTCAACAGATGAATTATTATGGCAAGTTACTGCCAGGCTGCGAATTTGTTGATATCACTTCGTTGAATCGAGAGTTGCGTTCGGTCAAATCATCCTTCGAATTGAATCAGTTGCGTATTAGTGGGAGCAAGATTGGCGAAATCTTTAGTCAGGTTCCAAAGTTTCTGAAGGTGGGGATGCGGGAAGTGGATCTGGCGGCCGAGTTTGAATATCGGCTTCGCAAGGCGGGGAATGAAGGGTATATCCGGATGCGGGCCTTCAATCAGGAGCTTTTTCTGGGTCTGGCGGTTTCTGCTGGGGGTGCAGCGCATGGGGCTTTTGATGGTGCAGTTACCGGGCGGGGTCTATCCAGCGCCGCACCCTATGGCTCCTCTATGGATCTGATTAAAGAAAATGAGCCAGTATTTCTGGATTATACCGGTGTTTTTAATGGCTACATCACAGATATGACCCGGGTATTCGTTGTGGGGCGGCTTGATTCCGAATTGCAACGTGCCTTTGAGGTCTCACTTGAAATTCAGACATTTCTGCAAATGGCATTAAAGCCAGGGGCGATTTGTGAAGAGCTCTATTTTCGTGCGGCGGAAATGGCTGAACAGGCCGGGCTGGGTAAGTTCTTTATGGGCATGCCGGGCGAGCAGTCGCGATTTGTCGGGCATGGGGTCGGTCTGGAGTTGGATGAATGGCCCATTCTTGCCAAGGGATTCAAGTCTCCGCTTCAAGCGGGGCAGGTCATTGCTATTGAGCCTAAGTTCGTGATCCCGGGCAAAGGGGTGATTGGTATTGAAAACACCTTTGCCGTCACGGTTGACGGCGGTGAAAAGCTAACTAATATTCCGGACCAGATTATGTATGGCTGA
- a CDS encoding class I SAM-dependent RNA methyltransferase, producing MSPDTLSVQISEVTTGGRGVSRLDGKVCFIPGVLPGETVTIEITKDRGGFLEARATSVVTPSPHRIAPVCPLAFHIPRLTSHSSPLPSFCPGCCYQHASYEEEVRIKHQQLRSILIRQAGCTEEVLLPPVPSPTPLGYRNKLSLHGQIDGKDRRIGYFMDDNCTVLDVPNCPLAVAPINTLLKELHDAPSFRRTLRSDMTIIFRWTQKDGAVWWRNKANENDVWLVESSILGPLSVPRDSFYQMNPSLADVLVNTVLKLMNTAPPHTVVDLYCGVGIFALAAATLGIPRVIGMDVDGPGIKAAAFNAKNLGLSNIEWVTASAEKGMIKLQLAQPEHTTLIVDPPRNGMGRMMIRDILTQRPAQILYISCAPDTMARDVAWLKEGGYQVHSSQLFDMFPRTAHFESLTELRLTV from the coding sequence TTGAGCCCTGACACCTTGTCTGTCCAAATCAGTGAAGTCACCACGGGCGGACGCGGTGTGTCCCGACTTGACGGGAAAGTCTGCTTTATCCCCGGCGTCCTTCCCGGCGAAACCGTAACCATTGAGATCACCAAGGATCGCGGCGGCTTCCTCGAGGCCCGCGCGACCTCCGTGGTCACCCCCTCTCCACACCGTATCGCCCCCGTCTGTCCCCTTGCCTTTCACATCCCACGTTTAACATCTCATAGTTCACCTCTTCCGTCATTCTGCCCCGGTTGCTGCTACCAGCATGCCTCTTATGAGGAGGAAGTCCGGATCAAACATCAACAACTCCGCTCCATCCTCATTCGCCAGGCTGGCTGCACAGAAGAGGTACTCCTGCCTCCGGTTCCCTCCCCCACCCCACTGGGCTACCGGAACAAACTGTCACTCCACGGCCAGATCGATGGCAAAGACCGACGCATCGGCTATTTCATGGACGACAATTGCACCGTACTGGACGTACCCAACTGCCCGCTAGCGGTCGCGCCCATTAACACCTTGCTGAAAGAGCTTCACGATGCCCCCTCTTTCCGACGCACCTTGCGCAGCGACATGACCATCATCTTCCGTTGGACACAGAAAGATGGTGCTGTCTGGTGGCGAAACAAGGCGAATGAAAATGATGTATGGCTGGTTGAATCCTCGATCCTGGGCCCGCTTTCGGTTCCACGCGACAGTTTCTACCAAATGAATCCCAGCCTGGCAGATGTTCTGGTAAACACTGTGCTAAAGCTCATGAATACTGCCCCGCCTCACACAGTAGTCGACCTGTATTGCGGTGTTGGCATCTTTGCTCTAGCAGCCGCTACCCTGGGCATTCCCCGTGTCATTGGTATGGATGTGGACGGCCCCGGCATCAAGGCAGCCGCCTTCAACGCCAAGAATTTAGGCCTTTCGAACATTGAGTGGGTGACGGCCAGTGCCGAGAAGGGAATGATTAAACTTCAGCTGGCTCAGCCTGAACACACCACGCTCATCGTGGATCCACCCCGCAACGGGATGGGGCGCATGATGATCCGCGACATTCTCACCCAGCGACCAGCCCAAATCCTTTATATCTCCTGCGCGCCCGACACCATGGCCCGTGATGTCGCCTGGCTCAAAGAAGGTGGCTATCAGGTCCATTCATCCCAACTTTTCGATATGTTCCCCCGCACCGCCCACTTTGAATCTCTGACCGAACTGCGGCTTACAGTTTAA
- a CDS encoding D-alanyl-D-alanine carboxypeptidase family protein, with translation MTTTKSMRCFVLVFCAVVLAMGGNALAATHPTKKAVVTTSKSKATASKGRTALPNRTADPYLGAIVVDAATGQVLVEQNADASGFPASVIKLMDMMVLLDQIAAGQLSLSNMVTVTAESSKIGGSQVYLKEGEVFMLEDLMYALMIQSANDSAMAMALSASGSSAGFVELMNKKAAELGMSNTTFHSVHGLPPASGQAGDSSTARDLAKLAGALISQHPEIIKYTSTQVRNFRPNAPQPFVMRSHNHLLHEYPGCDGLKTGFINAGGYSIVATAQKNGRRVIAVVLGSKDRKVRDAKAIELLSKGFAALPPLPPPPPPVVVPVVTNLPAVVTTGEEPLTASETPHMGWLKIAGIGLVIGLAVLGIGSFFMKKRSRNDF, from the coding sequence ATGACGACAACGAAATCGATGCGGTGTTTTGTTTTGGTGTTTTGTGCGGTGGTGTTGGCGATGGGGGGTAACGCCCTGGCGGCAACGCATCCGACCAAGAAAGCTGTGGTAACTACCAGTAAATCCAAGGCGACTGCTTCCAAGGGGCGAACGGCGTTGCCTAACCGGACTGCAGACCCCTATCTCGGCGCGATAGTTGTGGATGCGGCGACAGGGCAAGTGCTGGTTGAGCAAAATGCGGACGCCTCCGGGTTTCCCGCGAGCGTCATCAAACTGATGGATATGATGGTGCTTTTAGACCAAATTGCCGCAGGGCAACTCAGTCTAAGCAATATGGTGACCGTCACGGCGGAATCGTCAAAGATCGGCGGGTCGCAGGTTTATCTGAAAGAGGGTGAGGTTTTCATGTTGGAGGACCTCATGTATGCCCTGATGATCCAGTCGGCTAATGATTCAGCCATGGCTATGGCGTTGAGTGCATCGGGCTCTTCTGCAGGGTTCGTAGAGTTAATGAACAAGAAGGCAGCTGAACTGGGAATGAGTAACACGACCTTTCACTCGGTGCATGGGCTTCCGCCTGCCTCTGGACAAGCGGGTGACTCGTCAACGGCCCGGGATTTGGCCAAGCTGGCCGGGGCCTTGATCTCCCAGCATCCCGAGATCATAAAATATACGTCTACTCAGGTGCGGAATTTCCGGCCCAATGCGCCACAACCCTTTGTGATGCGCAGTCATAATCATCTTTTGCATGAATATCCGGGTTGCGACGGGTTGAAGACGGGATTTATAAACGCCGGCGGGTATTCGATTGTGGCGACGGCCCAGAAAAATGGGCGACGTGTGATTGCCGTTGTGTTGGGTAGCAAAGATCGCAAAGTGCGTGATGCCAAGGCCATTGAATTGCTCTCAAAGGGATTTGCCGCATTACCGCCGCTTCCTCCCCCGCCCCCGCCCGTGGTCGTGCCCGTGGTAACTAATCTTCCTGCCGTAGTGACGACGGGCGAGGAACCTCTTACTGCCTCCGAGACCCCTCACATGGGTTGGCTTAAGATTGCAGGAATCGGTCTTGTGATCGGTTTGGCCGTCTTGGGCATTGGCAGCTTCTTTATGAAGAAGCGTTCCCGGAATGATTTCTAA
- a CDS encoding class I SAM-dependent RNA methyltransferase — MNDESNMNLTSQISDLKSDTFPLLVSCAKGIPPYAKTELATMGFPILAELEAGIETTGTFSDAMRLNLFLHTGNRVLLELSRFKVRQPDDLYQHLLTIPWENIIPDDGYFTVTSFINTPAIRDDRFANVKTKDAIVDRIREITGRRPNSGNDRTGTVVFLYWNQGNAKIYLDTSGEPLSRRGYRKIPMLAPMQETLAAAIVCATGWTGEGNFLNPMCGSGTLAIEAALFAQNRAPGLLRSNFGFMHIKGFDDEAWQKIRTEARALPKRKFTGKIIASDIRADAIEAAQQNARTAGVEQLIEFEICDFADSPVPEGGGVLVLNPEYGERMGEEELLKPVYRGIGDFFKKQCQGYTGFVFTGNMALGKGIGLRHSRSIQFFNSNIECRLLGFSIYSGSKKNKTPETTEPQESPIEP; from the coding sequence ATGAATGATGAATCTAACATGAATCTCACATCTCAGATCTCAGATCTCAAATCAGATACCTTCCCCCTGCTCGTCTCTTGCGCCAAAGGGATCCCCCCTTATGCCAAAACAGAACTAGCAACCATGGGGTTCCCCATCCTGGCTGAATTGGAGGCCGGAATAGAAACCACAGGGACCTTCAGTGACGCCATGCGCCTGAACCTCTTCTTGCATACCGGCAACCGGGTACTGCTCGAACTCAGCCGGTTCAAAGTCCGCCAACCGGATGATCTCTATCAACACCTCCTGACGATTCCCTGGGAAAACATCATTCCCGATGATGGCTATTTCACAGTCACCTCGTTCATCAACACTCCCGCCATCCGTGATGACCGTTTCGCCAATGTCAAAACCAAGGATGCGATTGTGGATCGCATTCGCGAAATAACCGGACGTCGCCCAAATTCAGGCAATGACCGCACCGGCACCGTGGTCTTCCTTTATTGGAATCAAGGAAATGCTAAAATCTACCTCGACACCTCTGGCGAACCCCTCTCGCGCCGTGGCTATCGCAAAATCCCCATGCTGGCCCCCATGCAGGAAACATTGGCCGCCGCCATTGTCTGCGCCACCGGCTGGACCGGTGAAGGCAATTTCCTCAACCCCATGTGCGGCAGCGGAACACTAGCCATTGAGGCCGCCCTGTTCGCCCAAAATCGAGCCCCCGGCCTGCTTAGAAGCAATTTCGGATTCATGCACATCAAGGGATTCGATGATGAGGCCTGGCAGAAAATTCGAACTGAAGCCCGCGCTCTCCCCAAGCGTAAGTTTACCGGCAAAATTATTGCTTCTGATATTCGCGCCGACGCCATTGAGGCCGCCCAGCAAAATGCCCGCACCGCCGGCGTGGAGCAGTTGATCGAATTTGAGATCTGCGACTTTGCCGATTCCCCCGTCCCCGAGGGCGGCGGCGTGCTGGTGCTGAACCCCGAATATGGTGAGCGCATGGGCGAAGAAGAACTCCTCAAGCCTGTGTATCGCGGGATCGGGGACTTCTTTAAAAAACAATGCCAGGGATATACTGGATTTGTTTTCACTGGAAACATGGCTCTAGGCAAGGGTATTGGCCTGCGCCATTCCCGAAGCATCCAGTTTTTCAACAGCAATATCGAGTGCCGCCTCCTTGGCTTTTCCATTTATTCAGGCTCGAAAAAGAATAAGACGCCCGAGACCACCGAACCGCAGGAATCCCCCATTGAGCCCTGA
- a CDS encoding sugar phosphate isomerase/epimerase, producing the protein MSKKIPVAIQLYSLRDVAPKDVSGTLSKVAAMGYQGVEFAGYYNLPGKELRAMLDSNGLRCAGAHTGIDSLEGDAFETTVAMNKAIGNDRLIVPWADMKDVSKWIDRMNAAHVRAKACGMRLGYHNHTDEFKAEKGVIFFDRIFSSTPDDFLVQLDIGWATAAGCDVPAILRRYAKRLESVHVKEFHPTSKTAAVGEGSVKWPAIFDVIEKETAVQWYVVEQEAYEIGPMESAKTCIENIRKMGR; encoded by the coding sequence ATGAGCAAAAAAATACCTGTTGCGATTCAACTATATTCCCTTCGAGATGTAGCCCCGAAAGATGTGTCAGGAACATTGAGCAAAGTGGCCGCGATGGGCTACCAAGGCGTTGAATTCGCAGGCTATTACAACCTGCCGGGCAAGGAATTGCGGGCCATGCTGGATAGCAACGGTCTCCGTTGCGCGGGCGCCCACACCGGCATTGACTCCCTGGAAGGCGACGCTTTTGAAACGACGGTGGCCATGAACAAGGCTATCGGCAATGATCGCCTTATCGTGCCCTGGGCTGACATGAAGGACGTTTCAAAGTGGATCGATCGCATGAACGCTGCCCACGTCCGTGCCAAAGCCTGCGGCATGCGACTGGGTTACCATAACCATACCGATGAGTTTAAAGCGGAAAAGGGAGTAATCTTCTTTGACCGCATCTTCTCCTCCACCCCGGATGACTTTCTGGTTCAACTCGACATCGGGTGGGCCACCGCCGCTGGCTGTGACGTTCCCGCCATCCTGCGTCGCTACGCCAAACGGCTTGAATCGGTTCACGTGAAAGAATTCCACCCTACTTCCAAGACAGCCGCCGTGGGCGAAGGCTCCGTCAAATGGCCAGCCATCTTCGATGTGATTGAAAAGGAAACGGCAGTGCAATGGTATGTCGTCGAACAGGAAGCTTATGAAATCGGCCCGATGGAGAGTGCCAAAACCTGTATCGAAAACATTCGCAAAATGGGCCGCTGA